In the genome of Candidatus Microbacterium phytovorans, one region contains:
- a CDS encoding carbon-nitrogen hydrolase family protein, with the protein MSRDAVAVAVAQFAPTADEDANLAAIGELTERAAARGARVVLFPEYASYFLDPFDDSLVEHAQEIDGPFAGALRELAQRHGVTVVAGLLERGGGRRVRNAVIAVDGSGVRAVYRKLHLYDAFGQRESDWVEPGEIGEPQTFEVDGIRFALMTCYDLRFPEVARLLADTGAHVVLVAAEWVRGPLKEHHWRTLLHARAIENTLFVAAADHPPPLGVGASMIVDPQGVEIAAVGTARDVAVAHLDPEAVDRVRRVNPALRLRRFAVTPRTGTPAPDATRS; encoded by the coding sequence ATGAGCCGGGATGCCGTCGCCGTCGCGGTCGCGCAGTTCGCTCCGACGGCTGATGAGGACGCCAACCTCGCGGCCATCGGCGAGCTCACCGAACGCGCCGCAGCGCGGGGAGCGCGCGTCGTCCTGTTCCCGGAGTACGCGAGCTACTTCCTCGATCCTTTCGACGACTCGCTCGTCGAGCACGCCCAGGAGATCGACGGTCCGTTCGCCGGCGCGCTCCGCGAGCTCGCGCAGCGCCACGGCGTCACGGTGGTGGCAGGCCTCCTCGAACGCGGGGGTGGACGGCGGGTGCGCAACGCTGTGATCGCCGTCGACGGGTCGGGCGTGCGGGCCGTCTACCGGAAACTGCACCTCTACGACGCCTTCGGTCAGCGGGAGTCGGATTGGGTCGAGCCGGGGGAGATCGGCGAGCCCCAGACGTTCGAGGTCGACGGCATCCGCTTCGCCTTGATGACCTGCTACGACCTGCGCTTCCCGGAAGTGGCACGACTGCTCGCCGACACGGGCGCTCATGTCGTGCTCGTCGCGGCGGAGTGGGTACGCGGTCCGCTCAAAGAGCACCACTGGCGCACGCTCCTGCACGCGCGCGCCATCGAGAACACCCTCTTCGTCGCGGCGGCGGATCATCCGCCGCCTCTCGGTGTCGGCGCCTCCATGATCGTCGACCCTCAGGGGGTCGAGATCGCCGCTGTGGGGACCGCTAGGGATGTCGCGGTGGCACACCTCGACCCCGAGGCGGTCGATCGTGTGCGTCGCGTCAACCCCGCACTGCGGCTACGGCGGTTCGCCGTCACACCGCGCACGGGAACACCGGCCCCCGACGCGACGCGCAGCTGA